Proteins found in one Arthrobacter pascens genomic segment:
- a CDS encoding LuxR family transcriptional regulator, whose translation MRNILKTLIVALALFVAVPALGPAAQAAPAASASAVQVPQVQAPEVRAALAVHAAAAASTTNPSPTDPASTGPANPGTGETGGAEATRLDYAPLVIGAVALITLVVILIWRRRRNTTIV comes from the coding sequence ATGCGGAACATCCTGAAGACCCTCATTGTGGCGCTGGCGCTGTTCGTTGCGGTGCCGGCATTAGGCCCTGCTGCGCAGGCCGCTCCTGCAGCCTCTGCGTCAGCTGTCCAAGTTCCCCAGGTGCAGGCGCCGGAGGTACGTGCCGCGCTGGCCGTGCATGCCGCCGCGGCCGCCTCCACTACCAATCCGTCGCCCACAGATCCGGCCTCCACGGGTCCCGCCAACCCTGGAACGGGCGAAACCGGCGGGGCTGAAGCGACGCGGCTCGACTACGCTCCGCTGGTGATCGGCGCAGTCGCCTTGATCACCTTGGTGGTGATCCTGATCTGGCGCCGCCGCCGAAACACCACCATCGTGTAG
- a CDS encoding glycerate kinase — protein MRILIAPDKFKGSLTAAEAAAAIAEGALRVYPDAVANQFPIADGGEGTLEAAVSAGYEERLNAVVGPILAPVGAAWAFRKNGSGGATAVIETAQASGLALMEPTPANALRAHSYGCGQLIAAALDAGTTEVVLGLGGSAMTDGGSGALRALGLKPLDSAGNVVPLGGGSLADVVALDTSGLDPRLSAVSFRIAVDVQNPLFGTTGAAHVFGPQKGADEEAVELLDAGLRNWASILREATGRDVNIGGAGAAGGLPASFLAFTNAQLEGGFALVAGLTGLAEQLADADLVITGEGSMDSQSLTGKAPIALADAARSRGIPVIVVAGRILVTPEALAEHGVVATAQLLDVAASPADAIANAAKYLAWATVQVLEGA, from the coding sequence ATGCGCATTCTCATCGCTCCGGACAAGTTCAAGGGCTCGCTTACCGCTGCGGAAGCCGCCGCCGCCATCGCTGAAGGTGCGCTCCGCGTCTACCCCGACGCGGTGGCCAACCAGTTCCCGATCGCCGACGGCGGCGAGGGGACCCTGGAGGCAGCGGTCTCAGCGGGGTATGAAGAGCGACTCAACGCCGTGGTAGGCCCCATCCTTGCTCCCGTCGGGGCTGCCTGGGCTTTCCGCAAGAACGGCTCCGGGGGCGCTACCGCTGTCATCGAAACGGCGCAGGCGTCAGGCCTGGCGCTGATGGAGCCCACTCCGGCGAACGCCCTCCGGGCCCACAGCTATGGCTGCGGCCAGCTGATCGCTGCCGCCCTTGATGCCGGGACCACGGAAGTTGTGTTGGGCCTTGGCGGGTCGGCCATGACCGACGGCGGCAGCGGCGCCCTGCGTGCGCTTGGCCTCAAACCGCTCGACTCCGCGGGAAACGTGGTGCCGCTCGGCGGGGGATCGCTCGCCGACGTGGTGGCCCTGGATACTTCAGGGCTGGATCCACGGCTGTCCGCCGTCTCCTTCAGGATCGCCGTGGACGTGCAGAACCCGCTGTTTGGAACCACGGGCGCCGCCCACGTCTTCGGCCCGCAGAAGGGGGCCGATGAGGAGGCCGTTGAACTGCTCGACGCCGGGCTACGCAACTGGGCGTCCATCCTCCGGGAGGCGACGGGCCGGGACGTCAACATTGGCGGGGCGGGCGCAGCAGGCGGCCTCCCGGCGTCGTTCCTTGCCTTCACAAACGCCCAGCTGGAAGGCGGGTTCGCGCTGGTTGCCGGACTCACAGGGCTGGCGGAGCAGTTGGCGGACGCGGACCTGGTGATCACCGGCGAAGGATCCATGGACTCCCAGTCCCTGACCGGCAAGGCGCCCATCGCGCTCGCCGATGCCGCCCGTTCACGGGGCATCCCAGTCATCGTGGTGGCGGGCCGAATTCTGGTCACGCCTGAGGCCCTTGCCGAGCACGGCGTCGTGGCTACCGCCCAACTCCTGGACGTTGCCGCCAGCCCGGCAGACGCCATAGCAAATGCGGCAAAGTACCTGGCGTGGGCCACAGTGCAGGTCCTGGAAGGGGCGTAG